GGCTCAGCAGGTGCAGCCGCGCGCCGCGCCACGAGGGCGGCACGCCCCGGCGGTACAGTTCCCGGTCGGAGGTGGCCTCCGGCTCGCTGTCGGTGGGCGCGTCGAAGGGCGTGGCGGGCGTGTCCGGAGCGCGGCGCGGAATGAAGCGCACGGTGTCGGGCAGCAGGGCCGGGCCACCCGCGTGCACGCCGCTGTCGCGCCGGGACGTGATCTGTGTGGGCAGCAGGCCGGACACGCCGCTCAGGCCGTGGGCGAGCCCGCTGGCGAGCAGGGCGACCGGCAGCAGCGCCTCGCCGCCCCACGCGACGCCCAGCAGCGCGGCGGCCAGCGGGACGTTCAGGGTGACGGTCAGGAACGCCACCGCCCCGACCAGGGTGGACGTGGCCGTGTCGATGCCGAGCACGCTGCCCAGTCCCGCGCCGAGCAGCCCGCCCACGCCGACCGACGGCAGGATGCCGCCCCCGAAGGCGACGGCGGTGCCCAGGGCCAGCAGCGCCCAGCGCCACGCGCCCTGTTGCAGTCCCTCCGGCCCCGTGAAGCCAGAGACGGCCAGCTGGACGAAGCCGCTGCCGTCCCCAAGCACGCTGGGCGTGACGTACCACGCGACGGCGGCTGTGATCAGGCCGAACGCCGCGCCCAGCAGCGGCCGCCACCAGCCGCCCGTCAGGCGCGTGGGCCACAGCCGCCCGGCGAGCAGGAGCAGCCAGCCGGCCAGCGTGACCAGCGCCGCGACCAGCACGAAGGCCGGCACCTGCGCCGCCGCCGGCACCTGCACGCCCTGCAGGCTCAGCAGCGGCGCGAAGCCGTACGCGAGGCCGTACACGGCGCTGCCGGCCACGGCGGCCAGCACGCAGGGCATCAGAACCTCGAACTCGAACTCGAAGCGTCGGTAGAGCACCTCGACCACGAACACGGCGGCGGCCAGCGGAGCGTGCAGCACCGCGCCCAGGGCCGCCGCCGCGCCAGCCAGCGTCAGGGCGCGCAACTCCACCGCGTCCAGGCGGGTCACGCGCTGCATGAGGCGGGTGCCGAGTTGCCCGGTCATGGTGAAGGCCGAGTCCCGCCCGACCAGCAGGCCCGAGCCGTAGCCCAGGATGGTGCCGACCAGAGTCCGCAGCTGGGTGGTGATGCCCGGCCACTGCCCGCGCGCGTGGTAGCCGCCGACCAGCTGCGTGAGCGGGCCGCCGGGCATCGCGGGAATCAACCACGCGTAGGCTGCGCCGACGACTGGTAGGGCCAGCAGGCCCCAGGGCAGGGCGGTGCCGAAGGCGATCAGCAGGCCGCCCTCGCCGGGGGTGCCCGGAGGCGAGTACCCGGTCAGGGCCGCGCCCAGGCCCATGACGCTGTCCAGCAGGGCGCGCAGCAGGATGCTCAGCCCCCCGACCAGGCCGCCGAGCAGCACGCTCAGCACGACCAGCCGCCCTGTCTCCAGGCGGGTCATGACGGCGCGGGGCAGAGGAGAACGCATCCCGGCATGCTAGAGCAAAGTGAGCGTCGGCCCGCGTGCCACGCGCATGAAGACCTCCTAAAGCCCCGTGACGTCCAAACACCGGATCAGGGGCGCGTAAGATACAACTCGCTTCGCCGGGACGCGGGTCGCCGTGGCACGCGGTTTCCGGCGTGAAAGGAGCATGCTCATGGCTTACGAACTGCCCAAACTGCCCTACGCCTACGACGCCCTGGAACCCCACATCGACGCGCGCACCATGGAGATTCACCACACCAAGCACCACCAGACCTACGTGGACAACGCCAACAAGGCCCTGGAAGGCACGGACATGGCCGACATGCCGGCCGAGGAACTGATCACCAAGCTCGATCAGGTGCCGGCCGACAAGAAGAACGTGCTGCGCAACAATGCCGGTGGGCACGTCAACCACTCGATGTTCTGGCAGGTGCTCGGCCCCCAGGGCAGCGGCCAGCCCAGCGGTGACCTGCTCCAGGCCATCACGGACGCCTTCGGCAGCTTCGACGCCTTCAAGGAGAAGTTTGAGGACGCCGCCAAGACCCGCTTCGGCAGCGGCTGGGCGTGGCTGGTCGTGAAGGACGGCAAGCTGGCCGTGGTCAGCACCGCCAACCAGGACAACCCCACCATGGGCGAGGCCGTGGCCGGCGTGAGCGGCACCCCAATCCTGGGCGTGGACGTGTGGGAGCACGCGTACTATCTGAACTACCAGAACAAGCGCCCGGATTACCTCAAGGCCTTCTGGAACGTCGTGAACTGGG
The Deinococcus sp. KSM4-11 DNA segment above includes these coding regions:
- a CDS encoding chloride channel protein yields the protein MRSPLPRAVMTRLETGRLVVLSVLLGGLVGGLSILLRALLDSVMGLGAALTGYSPPGTPGEGGLLIAFGTALPWGLLALPVVGAAYAWLIPAMPGGPLTQLVGGYHARGQWPGITTQLRTLVGTILGYGSGLLVGRDSAFTMTGQLGTRLMQRVTRLDAVELRALTLAGAAAALGAVLHAPLAAAVFVVEVLYRRFEFEFEVLMPCVLAAVAGSAVYGLAYGFAPLLSLQGVQVPAAAQVPAFVLVAALVTLAGWLLLLAGRLWPTRLTGGWWRPLLGAAFGLITAAVAWYVTPSVLGDGSGFVQLAVSGFTGPEGLQQGAWRWALLALGTAVAFGGGILPSVGVGGLLGAGLGSVLGIDTATSTLVGAVAFLTVTLNVPLAAALLGVAWGGEALLPVALLASGLAHGLSGVSGLLPTQITSRRDSGVHAGGPALLPDTVRFIPRRAPDTPATPFDAPTDSEPEATSDRELYRRGVPPSWRGARLHLLSLPPGVEVIGIVRDGTVRLPRPELRLTDEDELVFLARPDAYVALEGILRLPGA
- the sodA gene encoding superoxide dismutase [Mn] translates to MAYELPKLPYAYDALEPHIDARTMEIHHTKHHQTYVDNANKALEGTDMADMPAEELITKLDQVPADKKNVLRNNAGGHVNHSMFWQVLGPQGSGQPSGDLLQAITDAFGSFDAFKEKFEDAAKTRFGSGWAWLVVKDGKLAVVSTANQDNPTMGEAVAGVSGTPILGVDVWEHAYYLNYQNKRPDYLKAFWNVVNWAEVQKRYDAAK